In a genomic window of Flavobacterium sp. KACC 22761:
- a CDS encoding tetratricopeptide repeat protein, translating into MKKLLLLFLIMPMCCWSQSFERAEKLFNTKKYEEAEPLFEANLKTKPSDIKTLEYLGEIAAHQKSWVKGAEYFKKLKELKPTVADYFFKYGGCLAMHSLEVNKIKAFGMVGDMKEAFEKAIELNPKHVQARWALIEIYLQLPGILGGSESKALAYSNELAQFSPIDGYLSRGRIDEYFKRYDSAEKNYKKAHEIGNSKVTFQKLYNLYLNKLKDTKKAQDLKRKSEA; encoded by the coding sequence ATGAAAAAGCTGCTACTTTTATTCTTAATTATGCCAATGTGTTGTTGGTCACAGTCTTTTGAAAGAGCAGAGAAGCTATTTAATACCAAAAAATACGAAGAAGCCGAACCTCTATTTGAAGCCAATTTAAAAACAAAACCTTCGGATATAAAAACACTTGAATATTTAGGTGAAATCGCAGCACATCAAAAATCCTGGGTAAAAGGCGCTGAATATTTCAAAAAATTAAAAGAATTGAAACCAACTGTAGCCGATTATTTTTTTAAATATGGAGGCTGTCTCGCAATGCATTCTTTAGAAGTCAATAAAATAAAAGCTTTCGGGATGGTGGGCGACATGAAAGAAGCTTTTGAAAAAGCAATCGAACTCAATCCGAAACATGTTCAGGCAAGATGGGCGTTAATTGAAATTTATTTGCAATTGCCTGGAATTCTTGGCGGAAGCGAATCAAAAGCACTTGCCTATTCAAATGAGCTGGCACAATTTTCTCCAATTGATGGCTATTTGTCAAGAGGACGAATCGATGAATATTTTAAAAGATATGATTCGGCCGAAAAAAATTATAAGAAAGCGCATGAAATTGGTAATTCAAAAGTAACGTTTCAAAAATTATATAATTTATATTTGAACAA